The Sphingomonas alpina genome has a segment encoding these proteins:
- a CDS encoding dipeptidase — translation MTTRRDILIGGSALLATGLVGMPARAAPSRWGESDYAKAMVIDAQGSTGGGQRMTPEVIAAIRAAGMTALSMTVGRTGSGPGQFHDSVAEVARVTQMCLDHPELLILVRTAADLATAKRSGRLGMICNFQDSSPLEGDLAHVALFRGMGVRMIQLTYNKRNLAGDGAIEAANAGLSDYGRQLIAEIEAQKLLLDLSHGGARTIAEGVAAATRPMTISHSGCRALADLPRNVDDATLRGVAAKGGVIGLYLMPFLRASGQPHAEDLLRHIEHAIQICGEDHVGIGTDGSITATPVNAAAYDAQRQFYEGRKARGIAAPGEAPDVLNIVPEYSTPRRFFDIGRDLAARGHPPRRIDKILGGNFARLFGETWPAN, via the coding sequence ATGACCACGCGGCGCGATATCCTGATCGGCGGCTCCGCACTGCTCGCGACCGGCCTGGTCGGCATGCCGGCCCGCGCGGCGCCGTCGCGTTGGGGCGAGAGCGACTATGCCAAGGCGATGGTGATCGACGCGCAGGGGTCGACCGGCGGTGGGCAGCGCATGACGCCCGAAGTGATCGCCGCGATCCGTGCTGCAGGCATGACCGCGCTGAGCATGACCGTCGGCCGGACAGGCAGCGGCCCTGGCCAGTTCCACGATTCGGTCGCCGAGGTCGCCCGCGTCACGCAGATGTGCCTCGACCATCCCGAGCTGCTGATCCTGGTCCGCACCGCCGCCGACCTCGCCACGGCAAAGCGCAGCGGGCGGCTGGGCATGATCTGCAACTTCCAGGATTCGAGTCCGCTCGAGGGCGATCTCGCCCATGTCGCCCTGTTCCGGGGGATGGGCGTGCGGATGATCCAGCTCACCTATAACAAGCGCAATCTGGCGGGTGACGGCGCGATCGAGGCGGCCAATGCCGGGCTGTCCGATTATGGCCGCCAGTTGATCGCCGAGATCGAGGCGCAGAAGCTGTTGCTCGACCTGAGCCATGGCGGCGCACGCACCATCGCCGAAGGGGTTGCGGCCGCGACACGGCCGATGACGATCAGCCATAGCGGTTGTCGCGCACTGGCCGACCTGCCGCGCAACGTCGACGACGCGACCCTGCGCGGGGTGGCGGCGAAGGGCGGCGTGATCGGGCTATATCTGATGCCGTTCCTGCGTGCGTCGGGCCAACCGCATGCCGAGGATCTATTGCGCCATATAGAGCATGCGATCCAAATCTGCGGCGAGGATCATGTCGGCATCGGTACCGATGGCAGCATCACCGCCACGCCCGTCAATGCCGCCGCCTATGACGCGCAGCGCCAATTCTACGAGGGGCGCAAGGCGCGCGGCATCGCCGCGCCGGGCGAGGCGCCCGACGTGCTCAACATCGTGCCCGAATACAGCACGCCGCGACGCTTCTTCGATATTGGTCGCGACCTTGCCGCGCGCGGTCATCCGCCACGCCGGATCGACAAGATCCTTGGCGGCAATTTCGCGCGGCTTTTCGGCGAGACGTGGCCGGCGAACTAG